CCACTACGACGCCGCAGCTCGGCGTCGCGGATGTGTCGAAGGCGCCCGAGCAGCCTGACCTGGCCGCGGGGGAGGCTGTGATCGGTCGGAGTCTGGCGGTCGACGACCTCAAGGTCGTGGAGGGCATCGGCCCCAAGATCGAGCAGCTGCTCAACGACAGCGGTGTGCACACGTGGCACGACCTGTCCACCGCCGATGTCGACCGGCTTCGCGACATCCTCCAGGAGGCGGGCGCGCGCTACCGCATCCACGACCCCAGCACCTGGCCGCAGCAGGCGGCGCTGCTGGCGCGCGGCGACTGGAAGGCCTTCACCGCCCTCAACAACGGCGAACCGGACATCTGATGCGCTGACGCCGTCCGTGATCGCGGACGACAGCTCGCTGACGACACGAGATCCGCACACCGACATGGGTGCCGTGGCCCCGCCCATGCACCTGCAGTGCCAGGGGCGACACCGACGCCGTCCGTGGTCTACCCATGGGTCGCGTCCGCCGGCAGGTGCATCGTCGCCGCGGTCCCACCGCCGTCGGCGGCTACCGCCTCGACGCGGCCGGTGTGCGCCTCAACGACCTGGGAGACGTTCGACAGGCCGAGGCCCGAACCCGGCGCGTCGCGGGCGTCGGGCCCCGGTAGAAGCGCTCGAAGACGTGGGGCAGGTGCTCGTCGGGGATGCCGGGACCGTGGTCGCGCACCGTCACGATCGCCTGACCGTGCCCGTCACGCCCCACGCGCACCTCGATCGGCGCTCCGCGCCCGTACTTGACGGCGTTGTCCAACAGGTTCGCCACGGCCCGCTCGAGCCGGTCGGCCTCGCGTGGACCGTCACGGGCGTCGTCACGAGGTCGATGCGCTGATCGGGACCCGCGAACGCCCGTGCCCGGTCGACGGCCGTGGCCACCAGGTCGTCGAGCTGCACCTGCACCGTCGCGACGGCGGGCTGGGCCCCACGCGCCAGCTCCACGAGCGCTCCCACCAGCCGGCTGAACTCGTCGAGCTGGATCGTCAGATCGGCCAGGAGCTGCCGGCGGTCCGCGGGTGACAGGGGCGTGGGACCCGCGTCCTGCGCCGGCGCCGCGTCCATCGTCAGCACCTCGATGTTGGTGCGCAGGCTCGTCAGCGGCGTCCGCTGCACGAACCCGCCCGGACCACCGAGTGCTCCGGCGCGGGCGCCGGCAAGCGAGCGGACGATGCGCCCAGGACGGCCGGATGTCAGATCCTCGGCGATGCCCGCCAGCGACCGGTCGACCTCACCGCGCAGCGTGCGCGCCGCGTACAGTCCGCCTGCGGCGATCAGGAACGCCAGCGCAACCGCTGCCGCTGCGGTGACCGCGATGCGCGCCCGCAGCGTCACGTCGCCCGGACCGGTCGCCGCGGCGGACCTCGCGCGCGACCGGATCCATCCGCAGGTCCTGGAAGGTCACCGTGTCGGTGACGTCGTCGTCGGTGGTGCGGCGCAGCAGGGCACGGAGCCGTGCGAGCAGCTCCTGAAGCGCGAACGGCTTGACGAGGTAGTCGTCGGCGCCCGCGTCGAGGCCCGCGACCCGGTCCTCGACCGCGTCCCGGGCCGTCAGCATCAGGATCGGCAGGTCGCAGCCGTCGCGCCGCAGGCGGCGCGCGACCGCCAGGCCGTCGGGCCCCGGCAGTGCGACGTCAAGCACCATCGCGTAGGGCGTTCGTCGACCACGGCATGCAGGGCGTCGAGGCCGTCGGTCGCCACCGCGACCTCGTGGCCAGACAGCCGCAGGGCACGGTCGAGTGACGCGCGCACCGCGCGCTCGTCGTCGACCACCAGCACCTTCACGTCGCTCGTCGCGTCGTCGCCATCCATCCGACAGCGGCCGGCCGCCGCACGGCGCGTTCGGCGTGCGGCGGCCGAACCGACCTCGACTATGCCCGATCGGCAGCCGGACTGTCCCCAGGCGCGGCGCCGAACGGTCCACCGTCGAACTCGAACCAGCCGCCCGGACCGTGGTGACCGAAGCCACGGAAACCGTGCCCGCGCTCCCCACCGAGCACACCAGCCTCGGCGGCGTCGAGGATCGCATCGGCCTGCGCCTGCGTGAGCCGGCCGTCGGCGACCGCCTCGTCCAGCCGCTCCTCGAGCATGGCGCGATGTTCATCCCGTCGCTCCTGGGACAACCGCTCCCGAACGGCGGTCAACGCCTCGTCGACCCGATCGACCGGCAGGTCGAGCTCCTCGGCGAGCGCCTCCGCTAACGCCCCACGAGCGTCGGCGAACCCACCCGCCGCGTGTGTCCCCCTCGGTCGACGACGCGCTCGGTGCGTCGCCCTCCGAGGCGTTCTGCGCGAGCGCCGGCACTGCGATCGCTGCCGGGGTCAGCGCGACCACGGCGAGCAGCAACAATCCGCGTGCGCGATCGTCGGAACAGATCCATCGTGATGTCCTTTCGTCGTGTGCGGCGCCGCCATGGTCGATCGGCGTCGTGGGCCTCGGCCGGACCGGCGCACAGCCAGAAGTGTCGGGCCACGACGTTGGACGGCGCTGAGAGGGGACTGAAAACCAGCTGAGAACGCCCGCACGTCTGTCGGACGGACGGACGGCGCGGCGCCGGCACGTTGCGGTTTCCGGCACGGCTGGCACACTGCGGCCAAGGCAGGAGGTGCCATGTGAGCTGGGCCGCCTGGGTCGTGGTCGGCGTGATCGCCCTCGCGCTGCTGGACCGGCTCGCGCTGCTTGCCGAGGCCGCGGCTGGATCTACTGGCGCCGCCGCACGCCGGCGCGCAGCACCGCCGGCATGGCGCTGCAGAACTTGCAGGCGATCTTCGAACCGCAGATCCACCACGTCGTCGAGGAGCGCTCGCAGATCGGCGCCGACCAGCCGGGCGACGACGAGCCGCCCGACCCGGCCTGACGCCGGCAGGCCGTCCGCACGACCGGTCGAGCGACATGCTCGGTCACCGAGAGACACGCTCGAACGTGTCCCTTGCCTCCCGCGTGCCCCTCGACCGGATCGCGCCGGCCCGCGGTCATGTCAGGCAGACAGCGTTCTTGCCGCGCTTGTCTCCCGAGAAGAGGCGTCCGAACGCCATGGGCACGTGCTCGAAGCCGTCGACCATGTCGACATGATGGGTGATGACGCCCTCCTGGGCCCAGCGGTTGAGGTCGGCGATGGCCTCCGGGTAGCGCTCGGCGTAGTCGAAGACCAGGAAACCCTCCATGCGGGCGCGGCGCACGATGAGCTGGGTGTAGTTGCGGGGACCACGCGGCGGTGCGCCGTCGTACTGCGAGATCGCACCGCAGACCACGATGCGGGCATGCCGCGCGAGGTTGGCCAGGGCCGCCTCGAGCACGTCACCGCCGACGTTGTCGAAGAAGACGTCGACGCCGTCCGGGCACAGCTGCCTGAGCCGTGACGAGATCCGCTCCGCGCGGTAGTTGATGCACGCGTCGAAGCCGTGGTCGTCGACGACCGCCCGGCACTTGGCGGCGCTACCCGCCGTACCGATCACGCGGCACCCGCGGTGTCGTGCGATCTGGCCCGCGACCGAACCGGTCGCGCCGGCCGCGCCGCTGACCAGCACGGTCTCGCCCTCGACCGGACGACCGACCTCCAGCATGCCGAAGTAGGCGGCCAGGCCCGTCGGCCCGAACAGGCCGACGGCATCCACCGGATCGGTGCCCGCCGGCAGCACCTGCATGCTGCGCCGGTCGTCGTCGGCCAGCGCCCACTCCTGCCAGCCGGTCATCCCGCTGACCAGGTCACCCTCGGCGTAGCGGTCCGAGCGCGAGGCAACGACCGTGCCGACGCCGAGGCCGCGGACCACTCCGCCCTCGGGGATCCTCGGCAAGTACGTGTCGCGCTCCATCCACCCGCGGATGGTCGGGTCCATCGACAGGTGGCTGACGCGCACGAGCGCCTGGCCGTCTGCCGGCTCAGGCACGGGCTCCTCAGCGAGCACCACGTCGTCGGGCGTGAACGCCCCGTCGGGTCGCCGCGCGAGCCGCCACTGCCTGTTGCTCCGCTCGTCAGCCATGGACGCCCTCCCGTTCCGGGCCAAGGGTGCCCACGTGGCGCCCGTCCGACCCGTGTCACGCCCACCACGGTCGCCGCGGCCGCATCAGCACCAACCGTTGCACCGGTCGGCGGTCGGCGCTGGGATGCGACCGGCGCACATCCGCCGGCCGACCGGTCGTGGACCGCCGACGGCGGCGGCGTGGACCTCACCGGCGACCTGCGGCCGTCCGACGGCGCCGGACCGCATCCCCTGTGTCGTGCTGGTCCACGGCAGCGGCGCGCTCGACCGCGACGACAGCGTGCCGGAGCATGCTGCTCGACGATCCGCAGCTCGTGGCGCAGCCGGCGTCCAGCCGCCGGTGGCGGCCGGCCGGTACCTGATGCGGGTCTCGGCCGGCTCGCGGGATCACGCCTCGTGGTCGTGCTCGAAGGCCTCCCGCAGACGCTGCTCGTCCTCGGCCGACAGGTTCGTCGTCAGGATCTCGAAGTCGAACTGCTTCAGGCCGTCGCGTACCCGGTCCAGCACGGCGTCACTGGTCAGCAGGAACAGCGCCGACGTGCCGGGCGTGATCTGGTCGCGGACCTGGTTGATGAAGTCGTCGTCGATGCCGACGTCGGCCAGGCTCCCGCTCCACGCGCCCACCGCCGCGCCGACGGCCGCACCGAGGAGCGGCACGAAGAACAGGATGCCGAACAGCAACCCCCAGAACGCGCCGCTCCAGGCGCCGACACCGACCATGCTGCTCAGCTGCTCGGTCTTGGGCTTCTTCTTGTCGGCAGGCCAGTTGACCATGGCTGCGTCGTGCACCTTGATAAGTGCCTGGCTCTGCATGCCTTCGATCGCGTTGAGCACCTGGCGGGCACCCTCGGCGGTCGGGAACTTCAGTACGGTCAACGTGGCCACGATGAGCCCCTCCCGTTCAGCAGCGACCGCGGTGACGGGAAGGCCCCGCCACTGCGCTTCCATGTCCTGCGGTCATACCCCCTGTGCCAGCGATCCCATACGCGATCAGTCCGCCGGCGACGCCCACGTCGCCGGGACGTCGGCACCTCCCTCGCGCGTCCAGCGCCGCGCCCCCTGGTAGCGCAGCGCGTGGGAGCTGATCCTTCCGGCCACCAGCCCTTCCCCGAGGCGGAACGCCGCCGCCTGGTGCAGCAGGGTCGGCGGCACGAAGCCGAAGGCGTTCGCCAGATGGTCGATGTCCACTGTGGAGTTCATCCGCAGCAGGATCAGGTTGTCGCACTGGGCGAGCACATTGGCGTGGATCTTCTGCGGCTGCTGGGTCGACAGCAGCAGGTACAGCCCGTACTTGCGGCCTTCCGCTGCGATGCGGATCACGTGCTCGGTGCCAATCGCCTGGATCGGGTCGGCCGGCGCCTGCGGACACACGTTGTGGGCCTCGTCGATCACGATCAGACGGGGTACACGCTCATGACGGTTGCGCCACAGCCACTCCAGCGTCGCGGCCGACCGGACCGCGCGGTCCTGCGCCGAGTCGCTCCTGCCGAGGTCGATGACGGCGACGCGGAAGTCGGGTGGCAGCACCTCGAGCACCGTGGCGTCGTGCTCATCTGCCCAGACGGGCCAGTCCGGCGCCCCGACGTTGCGGATGCGCGTGGCGAGGCGGCGCATGCGGGGGTCGTTGGAGCGCTCGGCGCGGGCCAGCAGCGGCGCCAGCCGCCGGCCGGCCTCACCCGCCTCGTCACGCAGTGCCCGGTACGCGGCGAAGTCGTCCTGATCGCGGAGCGGGTCCAGTCCGAGCACGATTGCCTGCTGGTCGAGCGTCAGCTGGCCGAACAGGACCTTGAACGGCGTCGCGCCGTCTCCCGGGCCCAGGACGGCGACGCGGGAGCGCAGCTGCTCCCAGTGCCGCGCCACGCGGTCGTACGCCTCCCCCTCGGCACCGGACTGCTCCGGCGGCAGCAGATCGCCGAGCCCGACGTAGTCGGAGTTCGGGTCCAGGATCAGCATCTGGATCGTGGTGTGCAGCAGCAGGCGCTCGAGCAGCACGCCGAGACCGTAGGTCTTGCCCGACCCCGACTGCCCGCACAGGAACGTGTGGCGGCTGAAGCCCTTGGCGGCCAGCAGGGGCAGCACCTCGCCGGTCCCGAAGGACGCCGAGCCGGTGTCGAGGCCCGTCGCACCGCCCAGGCTCCAGGAGATGAAGTCGTCCACGAGCTGGCCGGGAGCCTCCTCGATCGCGGCGAGATCGAAGGTTGCATGCCGGTCGACCCGGCCGAACGCGCCGTCGGTCACGCTGGCGAGCAGCAGGCCGCTGCCCGCGGCGAGCCGGATGTTGACCGTGACCGCAGCATCGCCGAGCGGCGTCGCCGCGCCGAGCACGGACGCGAGGTCGACCGCTACCTGCGGCCCGGGCCGGGTGGCGATCTGCTGGTCCACGACCTGTCCGAGGTACCTCCGGCCGTCCCGTGCCGCCAGGATGACGTAGCCGCCGACCGGAAGCGGGCGCGACAACGCGACCTCGTACGCGAACGTGTGGCCGTCAACGCCCCAGGCGCCCTGCTCGAAGCCGACGTCGCTGCGCAGCCTGTCACGCAACTGGGCGATCCGCTCACGAAGCACTTCGATGCTCTCCGTGGTCGTGTCGACGTCGGTCACCGCGCCTCCGTTCGTTCGTCGGCAGGCAACGCCCGCCGCTGCGGCGAACCAAGCCTCTCAGACGGTCATGTCGGGCGCCAGGGCCTTTTGGCTGATCCGGTAGCGCAGCACGAGGAAAGGGATCCCGAACAGCCAGAATGCGTGCGTCGCCGCGACCCGCCCGTCGACGACGAAGACGTCCAGCTCCTCGCCGAAGCCGTCGACGGCGAGTGCCGTCAGCTGGCGGGTATCCGGGTCTGTGTACGTCAGGTAGTGCCCCGGGTGGGCCAGATCGCTGTGACTGGACAGGGTCAACCCGCCGTCGTCGCGGGAGCGTGGGAGCAGCGTGGCCGTGAAGCTGCCGTGTGGCACGGGGAACCCGACGCTGACATAGCCCCGGACCGCGTCCCGATAGGTCGTGTAGATGCCGACGTAGATCGGCTCGTCGGTATCGGCGAACGAGCGGATCCAACCGCGGACGTCGACGACGCCGTCACGGTCGACGTCGATGGTGTCGATCCGGCTGTGCACGCCCCGGAGCGTATCCCGCTGGTTCATCGGCAGGTTCGCCTGGCCGAGCCGCCGCGCGACCAGCGACCGGTACAGCAGGTAGCCGGGACGAACCCACAGTCGCCACTCCGGCACGATGTCTAGCGCGAAGCGCGTGGTGTGCTCGTAGAACTCCCGCACCCGTGGATCGACCATGTCGGGATCGAAGTCGGGCCCTCGCAGATCGTCCAGCGATGCGACGATGCCGATGTCGGCGGCGTCCCGTACGTAGCGGCCGCCCAGCGCTCCTGCGAGCGCGGCGACGTGGTCGACGCCGATGTAGCGGTCAGGCGTCCCCAAGGGCACAACGAACGGTAGGTCGTCGGCGTCGACCTCCTCGGCGAGCAGCGACACCTGGGCGTCGCTGAACACGGCGGCCGACAGGCCCCGGTAGGCGACCATCGTCGTCGCCGCGACCGCGGCCCCGTCGCGGACACCGACGGCACGTAGGGCCCGACCGCAGACGGCACCGACCATCGGCCCCGCGACGACCTTCTGCGGACGCAGGCCCAACGTCCCGGCAACGGCTCCGGTCATGGCGCCGACGCCCACGGGTCCGAGCCCACCCACACGCCCGAGGACGCTGCCGAGCGGGGCCGCGAGGGCACCGCTGGTCAGCACGCGGCTCCACAGCGCCGGGATCTCGCCCGGGAGCTGCGTTGCGCGGGCGACGGCGGCGCCGGTCGCGAGGCCCACGGCGCCGACGGCGGCGGCTGCCGCGCGGCGCGCCGGGCCACGACCGGCGGCGAGCGACGATCCGGCGAGCGCGCCGATCGCGCCGGCGGTCACGAGCCCGCCGATGTCGACCGGACGCTGTCGAGCCACGCGCAGAAGATACCTCGGCGGCGGGGGTGCCCGCGCGTCGACCGCCACGTCCGCGCCTATGGTTGCCCTTGACCGTTCGCGACCGAGGAGCCCCACACCCGATGCGCCTGTCAGTGATGATCGAGCCCCAGGAGGGGATGA
This sequence is a window from Euzebyales bacterium. Protein-coding genes within it:
- a CDS encoding response regulator translates to MVLDVALPGPDGLAVARRLRRDGCDLPILMLTARDAVEDRVAGLDAGADDYLVKPFALQELLARLRALLRRTTDDDVTDTVTFQDLRMDPVAREVRRGDRSGRRDAAGAHRGHRSGSGCAGVPDRRRRTVRGAHAAR
- a CDS encoding NADP-dependent oxidoreductase, with product MADERSNRQWRLARRPDGAFTPDDVVLAEEPVPEPADGQALVRVSHLSMDPTIRGWMERDTYLPRIPEGGVVRGLGVGTVVASRSDRYAEGDLVSGMTGWQEWALADDDRRSMQVLPAGTDPVDAVGLFGPTGLAAYFGMLEVGRPVEGETVLVSGAAGATGSVAGQIARHRGCRVIGTAGSAAKCRAVVDDHGFDACINYRAERISSRLRQLCPDGVDVFFDNVGGDVLEAALANLARHARIVVCGAISQYDGAPPRGPRNYTQLIVRRARMEGFLVFDYAERYPEAIADLNRWAQEGVITHHVDMVDGFEHVPMAFGRLFSGDKRGKNAVCLT
- a CDS encoding DUF1269 domain-containing protein, translating into MEAQWRGLPVTAVAAEREGLIVATLTVLKFPTAEGARQVLNAIEGMQSQALIKVHDAAMVNWPADKKKPKTEQLSSMVGVGAWSGAFWGLLFGILFFVPLLGAAVGAAVGAWSGSLADVGIDDDFINQVRDQITPGTSALFLLTSDAVLDRVRDGLKQFDFEILTTNLSAEDEQRLREAFEHDHEA
- a CDS encoding ATP-binding protein → MTDVDTTTESIEVLRERIAQLRDRLRSDVGFEQGAWGVDGHTFAYEVALSRPLPVGGYVILAARDGRRYLGQVVDQQIATRPGPQVAVDLASVLGAATPLGDAAVTVNIRLAAGSGLLLASVTDGAFGRVDRHATFDLAAIEEAPGQLVDDFISWSLGGATGLDTGSASFGTGEVLPLLAAKGFSRHTFLCGQSGSGKTYGLGVLLERLLLHTTIQMLILDPNSDYVGLGDLLPPEQSGAEGEAYDRVARHWEQLRSRVAVLGPGDGATPFKVLFGQLTLDQQAIVLGLDPLRDQDDFAAYRALRDEAGEAGRRLAPLLARAERSNDPRMRRLATRIRNVGAPDWPVWADEHDATVLEVLPPDFRVAVIDLGRSDSAQDRAVRSAATLEWLWRNRHERVPRLIVIDEAHNVCPQAPADPIQAIGTEHVIRIAAEGRKYGLYLLLSTQQPQKIHANVLAQCDNLILLRMNSTVDIDHLANAFGFVPPTLLHQAAAFRLGEGLVAGRISSHALRYQGARRWTREGGADVPATWASPAD